From Doryrhamphus excisus isolate RoL2022-K1 chromosome 22, RoL_Dexc_1.0, whole genome shotgun sequence, one genomic window encodes:
- the LOC131109758 gene encoding GATA zinc finger domain-containing protein 14-like isoform X13 translates to MEMAWLLLVLVHTILVGKGLCWTADSKSNSGLQKGGKLVVSPNDSIKRAFEFLQSMESMLDKHVKEVQVETKEVETGALLGLGSVFQVKKLKGLNTMTQSFEHISKVHNDTDHSENSDQHNTSHYNDMAHSLTLDYLNYNSSYDYDMASSVTSDHHDNSSHHDDMGHSLTLDYLNYNSSDDDNMAPSVTFDDHHDNSSHHMGHSETFDDHHHNSSHHDDMDHSLTLDYLNYNSSDADDDMAPSETFDDHHDNSSHHMGHSVPFDDHHHNSSHHMAPSVTFDDHHDNSSHHMGHSVTFDDDHHHNSSHHDDMDHSLTLDYLNYNSSDADDDMAPSETFDDHHHNSSHHAMGHSETFDDHHDNSSHHMGHSETFDDHHHNNSSHHDDMDHSLTLDYLNYNSSDADDDMAPSETFDDHHDNSSHHMGHSETFDDHHNSSHHDDVDHSLTLDYLNYNSSRDDDDMAPSVTFDDHHDNSSHHMAPSVTFDDHHHNSSHHAMGHSETFDHHDNSSHHDMGHSVTFDDHHDNSSHHDDMGHSLTLDYLNYNSSHDDYVDHSETLDYMADLEKDHKVTSSYNVSSNQSSSVVEDHSDSKGQVHQDNATV, encoded by the exons ATGGAGATGGCGTGGCTTCTACTTGTCCTGGTGCACACGATCTTGGTTGGCAAAG GCCTGTGTTGGACAGCAGATAGCAAGTCAAACAGTGGACTTCAGAAAGGAGGCAAGTTGG TTGTGTCCCCCAATGACTCGATTAAAAGGGCTTTTGAATTTCTCCAGTCTATGGAGTCCATGTTGGACAAGCATgttaaagaag TACAAGTGGAAACCAAAGAAGTGGAAACTGGTGCATTGCTTGGCTTGGGAAGTGTTTTCCAAGTGAAGAAACTGAAAGGACTCAACACGATGACTCAGTCATTTGAGCACATCTCCAAGGTCCACAATGACACGGACCACAGTGAGAACTCTGACCAACACAACACGAGCCACTATAATGACATGGCCCACAGCCTGACCCTAGACTACCTAAATTACAACTCCAGTTATGACTATGACATGGCCTCCAGTGTGACCTCTGACCACCATGACAACTCGAGTCACCATGATGACATGGGCCACAGCCTGACCCTAGACTACCTAAATTACAACTCTAGTGATGACGACAACATGGCCCCCAGTGTGACTTTTGATGACCACCACGACAACTCGAGCCACCATATGGGCCACAGTGAGACCTTTGATGACCACCACCACAACTCGAGCCACCATGATGACATGGACCACAGCCTGACCCTAGACTACCTAAATTACAACTCTAGTGATGCTGATGATGACATGGCCCCCAGTGAAACCTTTGATGACCACCACGACAACTCGAGCCACCATATGGGCCACAGTGTGCCCTTTGATGACCACCACCACAACTCGAGCCACCAT ATGGCCCCCAGTGTGACTTTTGATGACCACCACGACAACTCAAGCCACCATATGGGCCACAGTGTGACCTTTGATgacgaccaccaccacaacTCGAGCCACCATGATGACATGGACCACAGCCTGACCCTAGACTACCTAAATTACAACTCTAGTGATGCTGATGATGACATGGCACCCAGTGAGAC CTTTGATGACCACCACCACAACTCGAGTCACCATGCTATGGGCCACAGTGAGAC CTTTGATGACCACCACGACAACTCAAGCCACCATATGGGCCACAGTGAGACCTTTGATGACCACCACCACAACAACTCGAGCCACCATGATGACATGGACCACAGCCTGACCCTAGACTACCTAAATTACAACTCTAGTGATGCTGATGATGACATGGCCCCCAGTGAGACCTTTGATGACCACCACGACAACTCGAGCCACCATATGGGCCACAGTGAGACCTTTGATGACCACCACAACTCGAGCCACCATGATGACGTGGACCACAGCCTGACCCTAGACTACCTAAATTACAACTCTAgtcgtgatgatgatgacatggcCCCCAGTGTGACTTTTGATGACCACCACGACAACTCGAGCCACCATATGGCCCCCAGTGTGACTTTTGATGACCACCACCACAACTCGAGTCACCATGCTATGGGCCACAGTGAGAC CTTTGACCACCATGACAACTCAAGCCACCATGATATGGGCCACAGTGTGACCTTTGATGACCACCATGACAACTCGAGCCACCACGATGACATGGGCCACAGCCTGACCCTAGACTACCTAAATTACAACTCTAGTCATGATGACTACGTGGACCACAGTGAGACCTTGGACTACATGGCGGACTTGGAAAAGGACCACAAGGTGACCTCCAGTTACAATGTATCAAGCAATCAGAGCAGCAGTGTGGTGGAGGATCACAGTGACTCTAAGGGCCAAGTTCACCAGGACAACGCAACTGTTTAA
- the LOC131109758 gene encoding sarcoplasmic reticulum histidine-rich calcium-binding protein-like isoform X1, giving the protein MEMAWLLLVLVHTILVGKGLCWTADSKSNSGLQKGGKLVVSPNDSIKRAFEFLQSMESMLDKHVKEVQVETKEVETGALLGLGSVFQVKKLKGLNTMTQSFEHISKVHNDTDHSENSDQHNTSHYNDMAHSLTLDYLNYNSSYDYDMASSVTSDHHDNSSHHDDMGHSLTLDYLNYNSSDDDNMAPSVTFDDHHDNSSHHMGHSETFDDHHHNSSHHDDMDHSLTLDYLNYNSSDADDDMAPSETFDDHHDNSSHHMGHSVPFDDHHHNSSHHMAPSVTFDDHHDNSSHHMGHSVTFDDDHHHNSSHHDDMDHSLTLDYLNYNSSDADDDMAPSETFDDHHDNSSHHMGHSETFDDHHHNNSGHHDDLDHSETFDDHHNNSSHHMGHSETFDDHHHNSSHHAMGHSETFDDHHDNSSHHMGHSETFDDHHHNNSSHHDDMDHSLTLDYLNYNSSDADDDMAPSETFDDHHDNSSHHMGHSETFDDHHNSSHHDDVDHSLTLDYLNYNSSRDDDDMAPSVTFDDHHDNSSHHMAPSVTFDDHHHNSSHHAMGHSETFDHHDNSSHHDMGHSVTFDDHHDNSSHHDDMGHSLTLDYLNYNSSHDDYVDHSETLDYMADLEKDHKVTSSYNVSSNQSSSVVEDHSDSKGQVHQDNATV; this is encoded by the exons ATGGAGATGGCGTGGCTTCTACTTGTCCTGGTGCACACGATCTTGGTTGGCAAAG GCCTGTGTTGGACAGCAGATAGCAAGTCAAACAGTGGACTTCAGAAAGGAGGCAAGTTGG TTGTGTCCCCCAATGACTCGATTAAAAGGGCTTTTGAATTTCTCCAGTCTATGGAGTCCATGTTGGACAAGCATgttaaagaag TACAAGTGGAAACCAAAGAAGTGGAAACTGGTGCATTGCTTGGCTTGGGAAGTGTTTTCCAAGTGAAGAAACTGAAAGGACTCAACACGATGACTCAGTCATTTGAGCACATCTCCAAGGTCCACAATGACACGGACCACAGTGAGAACTCTGACCAACACAACACGAGCCACTATAATGACATGGCCCACAGCCTGACCCTAGACTACCTAAATTACAACTCCAGTTATGACTATGACATGGCCTCCAGTGTGACCTCTGACCACCATGACAACTCGAGTCACCATGATGACATGGGCCACAGCCTGACCCTAGACTACCTAAATTACAACTCTAGTGATGACGACAACATGGCCCCCAGTGTGACTTTTGATGACCACCACGACAACTCGAGCCACCATATGGGCCACAGTGAGACCTTTGATGACCACCACCACAACTCGAGCCACCATGATGACATGGACCACAGCCTGACCCTAGACTACCTAAATTACAACTCTAGTGATGCTGATGATGACATGGCCCCCAGTGAAACCTTTGATGACCACCACGACAACTCGAGCCACCATATGGGCCACAGTGTGCCCTTTGATGACCACCACCACAACTCGAGCCACCAT ATGGCCCCCAGTGTGACTTTTGATGACCACCACGACAACTCAAGCCACCATATGGGCCACAGTGTGACCTTTGATgacgaccaccaccacaacTCGAGCCACCATGATGACATGGACCACAGCCTGACCCTAGACTACCTAAATTACAACTCTAGTGATGCTGATGATGACATGGCACCCAGTGAGACCTTTGATGACCACCACGACAACTCAAGCCACCATATGGGCCACAGTGAGACCTTTGATGACCACCACCACAACAACTCGGGCCACCATGATGACTTGGACCACAGCGAGACCTTTGATGACCACCACAACAACTCGAGCCACCATATGGGCCACAGTGAGACCTTTGATGACCACCACCACAACTCGAGTCACCATGCTATGGGCCACAGTGAGAC CTTTGATGACCACCACGACAACTCAAGCCACCATATGGGCCACAGTGAGACCTTTGATGACCACCACCACAACAACTCGAGCCACCATGATGACATGGACCACAGCCTGACCCTAGACTACCTAAATTACAACTCTAGTGATGCTGATGATGACATGGCCCCCAGTGAGACCTTTGATGACCACCACGACAACTCGAGCCACCATATGGGCCACAGTGAGACCTTTGATGACCACCACAACTCGAGCCACCATGATGACGTGGACCACAGCCTGACCCTAGACTACCTAAATTACAACTCTAgtcgtgatgatgatgacatggcCCCCAGTGTGACTTTTGATGACCACCACGACAACTCGAGCCACCATATGGCCCCCAGTGTGACTTTTGATGACCACCACCACAACTCGAGTCACCATGCTATGGGCCACAGTGAGAC CTTTGACCACCATGACAACTCAAGCCACCATGATATGGGCCACAGTGTGACCTTTGATGACCACCATGACAACTCGAGCCACCACGATGACATGGGCCACAGCCTGACCCTAGACTACCTAAATTACAACTCTAGTCATGATGACTACGTGGACCACAGTGAGACCTTGGACTACATGGCGGACTTGGAAAAGGACCACAAGGTGACCTCCAGTTACAATGTATCAAGCAATCAGAGCAGCAGTGTGGTGGAGGATCACAGTGACTCTAAGGGCCAAGTTCACCAGGACAACGCAACTGTTTAA
- the LOC131109758 gene encoding histidine-rich glycoprotein-like isoform X20, with protein MEMAWLLLVLVHTILVGKGLCWTADSKSNSGLQKGGKLVVSPNDSIKRAFEFLQSMESMLDKHVKEVQVETKEVETGALLGLGSVFQVKKLKGLNTMTQSFEHISKVHNDTDHSENSDQHNTSHYNDMAHSLTLDYLNYNSSYDYDMASSVTSDHHDNSSHHDDMGHSLTLDYLNYNSSDDDNMAPSVTFDDHHDNSSHHMGHSETFDDHHHNSSHHDDMDHSLTLDYLNYNSSDADDDMAPSETFDDHHDNSSHHMGHSVPFDDHHHNSSHHMAPSVTFDDHHDNSSHHMGHSVTFDDDHHHNSSHHDDMDHSLTLDYLNYNSSDADDDMAPSETFDDHHDNSSHHMGHSETFDDHHHNNSGHHDDLDHSETFDDHHNNSSHHMGHSETFDDHHHNSSHHAMGHSETFDDHHDNSSHHMGHSETFDDHHHNNSSHHDDMDHSLTLDYLNYNSSDADDDMAPSETFDDHHDNSSHHMAPSVTFDDHHHNSSHHAMGHSETFDDHHDNSSHHDDMGHSLTLDYLNYNSSHDDYVDHSETLDYMADLEKDHKVTSSYNVSSNQSSSVVEDHSDSKGQVHQDNATV; from the exons ATGGAGATGGCGTGGCTTCTACTTGTCCTGGTGCACACGATCTTGGTTGGCAAAG GCCTGTGTTGGACAGCAGATAGCAAGTCAAACAGTGGACTTCAGAAAGGAGGCAAGTTGG TTGTGTCCCCCAATGACTCGATTAAAAGGGCTTTTGAATTTCTCCAGTCTATGGAGTCCATGTTGGACAAGCATgttaaagaag TACAAGTGGAAACCAAAGAAGTGGAAACTGGTGCATTGCTTGGCTTGGGAAGTGTTTTCCAAGTGAAGAAACTGAAAGGACTCAACACGATGACTCAGTCATTTGAGCACATCTCCAAGGTCCACAATGACACGGACCACAGTGAGAACTCTGACCAACACAACACGAGCCACTATAATGACATGGCCCACAGCCTGACCCTAGACTACCTAAATTACAACTCCAGTTATGACTATGACATGGCCTCCAGTGTGACCTCTGACCACCATGACAACTCGAGTCACCATGATGACATGGGCCACAGCCTGACCCTAGACTACCTAAATTACAACTCTAGTGATGACGACAACATGGCCCCCAGTGTGACTTTTGATGACCACCACGACAACTCGAGCCACCATATGGGCCACAGTGAGACCTTTGATGACCACCACCACAACTCGAGCCACCATGATGACATGGACCACAGCCTGACCCTAGACTACCTAAATTACAACTCTAGTGATGCTGATGATGACATGGCCCCCAGTGAAACCTTTGATGACCACCACGACAACTCGAGCCACCATATGGGCCACAGTGTGCCCTTTGATGACCACCACCACAACTCGAGCCACCAT ATGGCCCCCAGTGTGACTTTTGATGACCACCACGACAACTCAAGCCACCATATGGGCCACAGTGTGACCTTTGATgacgaccaccaccacaacTCGAGCCACCATGATGACATGGACCACAGCCTGACCCTAGACTACCTAAATTACAACTCTAGTGATGCTGATGATGACATGGCACCCAGTGAGACCTTTGATGACCACCACGACAACTCAAGCCACCATATGGGCCACAGTGAGACCTTTGATGACCACCACCACAACAACTCGGGCCACCATGATGACTTGGACCACAGCGAGACCTTTGATGACCACCACAACAACTCGAGCCACCATATGGGCCACAGTGAGACCTTTGATGACCACCACCACAACTCGAGTCACCATGCTATGGGCCACAGTGAGAC CTTTGATGACCACCACGACAACTCAAGCCACCATATGGGCCACAGTGAGACCTTTGATGACCACCACCACAACAACTCGAGCCACCATGATGACATGGACCACAGCCTGACCCTAGACTACCTAAATTACAACTCTAGTGATGCTGATGATGACATGGCCCCCAGTGAGAC TTTTGATGACCACCACGACAACTCGAGCCACCATATGGCCCCCAGTGTGACTTTTGATGACCACCACCACAACTCGAGTCACCATGCTATGGGCCACAGTGAGACCTTTGATGACCACCACGACAACTCAAGCCACCATGATGAT ATGGGCCACAGCCTGACCCTAGACTACCTAAATTACAACTCTAGTCATGATGACTACGTGGACCACAGTGAGACCTTGGACTACATGGCGGACTTGGAAAAGGACCACAAGGTGACCTCCAGTTACAATGTATCAAGCAATCAGAGCAGCAGTGTGGTGGAGGATCACAGTGACTCTAAGGGCCAAGTTCACCAGGACAACGCAACTGTTTAA
- the LOC131109758 gene encoding histidine-rich glycoprotein-like isoform X21 — MEMAWLLLVLVHTILVGKGLCWTADSKSNSGLQKGGKLVVSPNDSIKRAFEFLQSMESMLDKHVKEVQVETKEVETGALLGLGSVFQVKKLKGLNTMTQSFEHISKVHNDTDHSENSDQHNTSHYNDMAHSLTLDYLNYNSSYDYDMASSVTSDHHDNSSHHDDMGHSLTLDYLNYNSSDDDNMAPSVTFDDHHDNSSHHMGHSETFDDHHHNSSHHDDMDHSLTLDYLNYNSSDADDDMAPSETFDDHHDNSSHHMGHSVPFDDHHHNSSHHMAPSVTFDDHHDNSSHHMGHSVTFDDDHHHNSSHHDDMDHSLTLDYLNYNSSDADDDMAPSETFDDHHDNSSHHMGHSETFDDHHHNNSGHHDDLDHSETFDDHHNNSSHHMGHSETFDDHHHNSSHHAMGHSETFDDHHDNSSHHMGHSETFDDHHHNNSSHHDDMDHSLTLDYLNYNSSDADDDMAPSETFDDHHDNSSHHMGHSETFDHHDNSSHHDMGHSVTFDDHHDNSSHHDDMGHSLTLDYLNYNSSHDDYVDHSETLDYMADLEKDHKVTSSYNVSSNQSSSVVEDHSDSKGQVHQDNATV, encoded by the exons ATGGAGATGGCGTGGCTTCTACTTGTCCTGGTGCACACGATCTTGGTTGGCAAAG GCCTGTGTTGGACAGCAGATAGCAAGTCAAACAGTGGACTTCAGAAAGGAGGCAAGTTGG TTGTGTCCCCCAATGACTCGATTAAAAGGGCTTTTGAATTTCTCCAGTCTATGGAGTCCATGTTGGACAAGCATgttaaagaag TACAAGTGGAAACCAAAGAAGTGGAAACTGGTGCATTGCTTGGCTTGGGAAGTGTTTTCCAAGTGAAGAAACTGAAAGGACTCAACACGATGACTCAGTCATTTGAGCACATCTCCAAGGTCCACAATGACACGGACCACAGTGAGAACTCTGACCAACACAACACGAGCCACTATAATGACATGGCCCACAGCCTGACCCTAGACTACCTAAATTACAACTCCAGTTATGACTATGACATGGCCTCCAGTGTGACCTCTGACCACCATGACAACTCGAGTCACCATGATGACATGGGCCACAGCCTGACCCTAGACTACCTAAATTACAACTCTAGTGATGACGACAACATGGCCCCCAGTGTGACTTTTGATGACCACCACGACAACTCGAGCCACCATATGGGCCACAGTGAGACCTTTGATGACCACCACCACAACTCGAGCCACCATGATGACATGGACCACAGCCTGACCCTAGACTACCTAAATTACAACTCTAGTGATGCTGATGATGACATGGCCCCCAGTGAAACCTTTGATGACCACCACGACAACTCGAGCCACCATATGGGCCACAGTGTGCCCTTTGATGACCACCACCACAACTCGAGCCACCAT ATGGCCCCCAGTGTGACTTTTGATGACCACCACGACAACTCAAGCCACCATATGGGCCACAGTGTGACCTTTGATgacgaccaccaccacaacTCGAGCCACCATGATGACATGGACCACAGCCTGACCCTAGACTACCTAAATTACAACTCTAGTGATGCTGATGATGACATGGCACCCAGTGAGACCTTTGATGACCACCACGACAACTCAAGCCACCATATGGGCCACAGTGAGACCTTTGATGACCACCACCACAACAACTCGGGCCACCATGATGACTTGGACCACAGCGAGACCTTTGATGACCACCACAACAACTCGAGCCACCATATGGGCCACAGTGAGACCTTTGATGACCACCACCACAACTCGAGTCACCATGCTATGGGCCACAGTGAGAC CTTTGATGACCACCACGACAACTCAAGCCACCATATGGGCCACAGTGAGACCTTTGATGACCACCACCACAACAACTCGAGCCACCATGATGACATGGACCACAGCCTGACCCTAGACTACCTAAATTACAACTCTAGTGATGCTGATGATGACATGGCCCCCAGTGAGACCTTTGATGACCACCACGACAACTCGAGCCACCATATGGGCCACAGTGAGAC CTTTGACCACCATGACAACTCAAGCCACCATGATATGGGCCACAGTGTGACCTTTGATGACCACCATGACAACTCGAGCCACCACGATGACATGGGCCACAGCCTGACCCTAGACTACCTAAATTACAACTCTAGTCATGATGACTACGTGGACCACAGTGAGACCTTGGACTACATGGCGGACTTGGAAAAGGACCACAAGGTGACCTCCAGTTACAATGTATCAAGCAATCAGAGCAGCAGTGTGGTGGAGGATCACAGTGACTCTAAGGGCCAAGTTCACCAGGACAACGCAACTGTTTAA
- the LOC131109758 gene encoding histidine-rich glycoprotein-like isoform X30 → MEMAWLLLVLVHTILVGKGLCWTADSKSNSGLQKGGKLVVSPNDSIKRAFEFLQSMESMLDKHVKEVQVETKEVETGALLGLGSVFQVKKLKGLNTMTQSFEHISKVHNDTDHSENSDQHNTSHYNDMAHSLTLDYLNYNSSYDYDMASSVTSDHHDNSSHHDDMGHSLTLDYLNYNSSDDDNMAPSVTFDDHHDNSSHHMGHSETFDDHHHNSSHHDDMDHSLTLDYLNYNSSDADDDMAPSETFDDHHDNSSHHMGHSVPFDDHHHNSSHHMAPSVTFDDHHDNSSHHMGHSVTFDDDHHHNSSHHDDMDHSLTLDYLNYNSSDADDDMAPSETFDDHHHNSSHHAMGHSETFDDHHDNSSHHMGHSETFDDHHNSSHHDDVDHSLTLDYLNYNSSRDDDDMAPSVTFDDHHDNSSHHMAPSVTFDDHHHNSSHHAMGHSETFDHHDNSSHHDMGHSVTFDDHHDNSSHHDDMGHSLTLDYLNYNSSHDDYVDHSETLDYMADLEKDHKVTSSYNVSSNQSSSVVEDHSDSKGQVHQDNATV, encoded by the exons ATGGAGATGGCGTGGCTTCTACTTGTCCTGGTGCACACGATCTTGGTTGGCAAAG GCCTGTGTTGGACAGCAGATAGCAAGTCAAACAGTGGACTTCAGAAAGGAGGCAAGTTGG TTGTGTCCCCCAATGACTCGATTAAAAGGGCTTTTGAATTTCTCCAGTCTATGGAGTCCATGTTGGACAAGCATgttaaagaag TACAAGTGGAAACCAAAGAAGTGGAAACTGGTGCATTGCTTGGCTTGGGAAGTGTTTTCCAAGTGAAGAAACTGAAAGGACTCAACACGATGACTCAGTCATTTGAGCACATCTCCAAGGTCCACAATGACACGGACCACAGTGAGAACTCTGACCAACACAACACGAGCCACTATAATGACATGGCCCACAGCCTGACCCTAGACTACCTAAATTACAACTCCAGTTATGACTATGACATGGCCTCCAGTGTGACCTCTGACCACCATGACAACTCGAGTCACCATGATGACATGGGCCACAGCCTGACCCTAGACTACCTAAATTACAACTCTAGTGATGACGACAACATGGCCCCCAGTGTGACTTTTGATGACCACCACGACAACTCGAGCCACCATATGGGCCACAGTGAGACCTTTGATGACCACCACCACAACTCGAGCCACCATGATGACATGGACCACAGCCTGACCCTAGACTACCTAAATTACAACTCTAGTGATGCTGATGATGACATGGCCCCCAGTGAAACCTTTGATGACCACCACGACAACTCGAGCCACCATATGGGCCACAGTGTGCCCTTTGATGACCACCACCACAACTCGAGCCACCAT ATGGCCCCCAGTGTGACTTTTGATGACCACCACGACAACTCAAGCCACCATATGGGCCACAGTGTGACCTTTGATgacgaccaccaccacaacTCGAGCCACCATGATGACATGGACCACAGCCTGACCCTAGACTACCTAAATTACAACTCTAGTGATGCTGATGATGACATGGCACCCAGTGAGAC CTTTGATGACCACCACCACAACTCGAGTCACCATGCTATGGGCCACAGTGAGAC CTTTGATGACCACCACGACAACTCGAGCCACCATATGGGCCACAGTGAGACCTTTGATGACCACCACAACTCGAGCCACCATGATGACGTGGACCACAGCCTGACCCTAGACTACCTAAATTACAACTCTAgtcgtgatgatgatgacatggcCCCCAGTGTGACTTTTGATGACCACCACGACAACTCGAGCCACCATATGGCCCCCAGTGTGACTTTTGATGACCACCACCACAACTCGAGTCACCATGCTATGGGCCACAGTGAGAC CTTTGACCACCATGACAACTCAAGCCACCATGATATGGGCCACAGTGTGACCTTTGATGACCACCATGACAACTCGAGCCACCACGATGACATGGGCCACAGCCTGACCCTAGACTACCTAAATTACAACTCTAGTCATGATGACTACGTGGACCACAGTGAGACCTTGGACTACATGGCGGACTTGGAAAAGGACCACAAGGTGACCTCCAGTTACAATGTATCAAGCAATCAGAGCAGCAGTGTGGTGGAGGATCACAGTGACTCTAAGGGCCAAGTTCACCAGGACAACGCAACTGTTTAA
- the LOC131109758 gene encoding histidine-rich glycoprotein-like isoform X17: MEMAWLLLVLVHTILVGKGLCWTADSKSNSGLQKGGKLVVSPNDSIKRAFEFLQSMESMLDKHVKEVQVETKEVETGALLGLGSVFQVKKLKGLNTMTQSFEHISKVHNDTDHSENSDQHNTSHYNDMAHSLTLDYLNYNSSYDYDMASSVTSDHHDNSSHHDDMGHSLTLDYLNYNSSDDDNMAPSVTFDDHHDNSSHHMGHSETFDDHHHNSSHHDDMDHSLTLDYLNYNSSDADDDMAPSETFDDHHDNSSHHMGHSVPFDDHHHNSSHHMAPSVTFDDHHDNSSHHMGHSVTFDDDHHHNSSHHDDMDHSLTLDYLNYNSSDADDDMAPSETFDDHHDNSSHHMGHSETFDDHHHNNSGHHDDLDHSETFDDHHNNSSHHMGHSETFDDHHHNSSHHAMGHSETFDDHHDNSSHHMGHSETFDDHHHNNSSHHDDMDHSLTLDYLNYNSSDADDDMAPSETFDDHHDNSSHHMAPSVTFDDHHHNSSHHAMGHSETFDHHDNSSHHDMGHSVTFDDHHDNSSHHDDMGHSLTLDYLNYNSSHDDYVDHSETLDYMADLEKDHKVTSSYNVSSNQSSSVVEDHSDSKGQVHQDNATV, translated from the exons ATGGAGATGGCGTGGCTTCTACTTGTCCTGGTGCACACGATCTTGGTTGGCAAAG GCCTGTGTTGGACAGCAGATAGCAAGTCAAACAGTGGACTTCAGAAAGGAGGCAAGTTGG TTGTGTCCCCCAATGACTCGATTAAAAGGGCTTTTGAATTTCTCCAGTCTATGGAGTCCATGTTGGACAAGCATgttaaagaag TACAAGTGGAAACCAAAGAAGTGGAAACTGGTGCATTGCTTGGCTTGGGAAGTGTTTTCCAAGTGAAGAAACTGAAAGGACTCAACACGATGACTCAGTCATTTGAGCACATCTCCAAGGTCCACAATGACACGGACCACAGTGAGAACTCTGACCAACACAACACGAGCCACTATAATGACATGGCCCACAGCCTGACCCTAGACTACCTAAATTACAACTCCAGTTATGACTATGACATGGCCTCCAGTGTGACCTCTGACCACCATGACAACTCGAGTCACCATGATGACATGGGCCACAGCCTGACCCTAGACTACCTAAATTACAACTCTAGTGATGACGACAACATGGCCCCCAGTGTGACTTTTGATGACCACCACGACAACTCGAGCCACCATATGGGCCACAGTGAGACCTTTGATGACCACCACCACAACTCGAGCCACCATGATGACATGGACCACAGCCTGACCCTAGACTACCTAAATTACAACTCTAGTGATGCTGATGATGACATGGCCCCCAGTGAAACCTTTGATGACCACCACGACAACTCGAGCCACCATATGGGCCACAGTGTGCCCTTTGATGACCACCACCACAACTCGAGCCACCAT ATGGCCCCCAGTGTGACTTTTGATGACCACCACGACAACTCAAGCCACCATATGGGCCACAGTGTGACCTTTGATgacgaccaccaccacaacTCGAGCCACCATGATGACATGGACCACAGCCTGACCCTAGACTACCTAAATTACAACTCTAGTGATGCTGATGATGACATGGCACCCAGTGAGACCTTTGATGACCACCACGACAACTCAAGCCACCATATGGGCCACAGTGAGACCTTTGATGACCACCACCACAACAACTCGGGCCACCATGATGACTTGGACCACAGCGAGACCTTTGATGACCACCACAACAACTCGAGCCACCATATGGGCCACAGTGAGACCTTTGATGACCACCACCACAACTCGAGTCACCATGCTATGGGCCACAGTGAGAC CTTTGATGACCACCACGACAACTCAAGCCACCATATGGGCCACAGTGAGACCTTTGATGACCACCACCACAACAACTCGAGCCACCATGATGACATGGACCACAGCCTGACCCTAGACTACCTAAATTACAACTCTAGTGATGCTGATGATGACATGGCCCCCAGTGAGAC TTTTGATGACCACCACGACAACTCGAGCCACCATATGGCCCCCAGTGTGACTTTTGATGACCACCACCACAACTCGAGTCACCATGCTATGGGCCACAGTGAGAC CTTTGACCACCATGACAACTCAAGCCACCATGATATGGGCCACAGTGTGACCTTTGATGACCACCATGACAACTCGAGCCACCACGATGACATGGGCCACAGCCTGACCCTAGACTACCTAAATTACAACTCTAGTCATGATGACTACGTGGACCACAGTGAGACCTTGGACTACATGGCGGACTTGGAAAAGGACCACAAGGTGACCTCCAGTTACAATGTATCAAGCAATCAGAGCAGCAGTGTGGTGGAGGATCACAGTGACTCTAAGGGCCAAGTTCACCAGGACAACGCAACTGTTTAA